CCGAATGAAAATGCGGTCTGCTCTCCAAGTAGTTGCCAGATAACGTTGCATCCGGGATGCGAGAATTACGTGACGAAGCGGTCGTTGATGTCCTCACTGACAACGGAATCGGCGTGCTGGCGCTGTCCGGCCCGACGGGGGCGGCCCCGTATCCGTTCCCGGTCGCGTTCGGGTACGACCCGGCGACGGATAGCCTTGCGTTTCACCTGTCAGAGAGCGACGATAGCCAGAAACACCGGTATCTGACCGCGGACGCCACCGTCGGGTTCATGGTGTACGAGGAAACCGAGCCCAAATCGGTCTGGCGAAGCGTCGTGGTCACGGGTGAGCTGGTAGAGACGACGTACGGCGAGGTAGAACCGGCCCTTGCCTCGCTGGCCAGCAACACACAGTTCGCCCCGAACCCAGTCAGCTGGGACGACACATCGACGACGACGCCGTACGAACTTCGAATCGACGACTGGTATGGACGTGAATTCCGAGTCGGGTGAAACCGGTGTTGCAATCCACTAACAGCAGCGGGTATCGAACTCCTCTGGAGCGCTGTATTCGCTGCTCCGCGTCGCGGCTTGTGTTCTCACTTCTCGGGAACCAGCGCACGTAATTATGTTGTGAGGCCCGTATCTACAAACAGAGGTGTTCCAGATGCTACCGCCAACAACTGCGCTACTCCAGCACGGACCGATGGGGCCCCACGGTGGGGGAATGGGTATGGGCACGACTCCGGTCGGTTGGTGGCTGCTGCTCGCAGCGTTCATCATCGCTGTTGTGGCGATAGGGGGCCTGCTGTACGTGCAGCTACAGCGCGAGGCGACGGTTGAGCCGGATTCACTGGAAACGCTTAAACAGCAGTACGCATCCGGTGAGATTGACGAGAGCGAACTTGAAACGCGGGCTGACCGCTTGCTCCAGCACGAGTCATAGGCCACGACACTGGCAGTTTTCAGCCGCTGTTAGTTGGCGGAAGGAGCGTCACCCGTAGCAGCGTAAACTGTGTCACCCTGCTTGCGCCCACGACTGCCTGACACGCACTTCGTGGTACATTTATTCTACAACGGTGTACGGTGGGTATGGACCCGGACGACGTTCGAGACGACTGGGCCTCCCGTTCCGGGAAGTTCTCGCCGGCGTACTACGCCGAACTCGGACCGAATGAGGTGAGTGAGACACTGGTCAACGTGCTCGACCACTACGTCCACGACGACGCCCGAATCATCGAACTGGGCTGTGGCTCGGGCCGCCATCTGGCACACCTGCAGACCAGCGGATACGGGAATCTCACTGGTATCGACATCAACGACGAATCCTTTGACGTGATGGCTGAGCACTACCCGCGGCTCGCGGATTCGGGGACGTTCCACACCGGTGCCCTCGAAGACATTGTTACTGAGTTCGAGGACGATGCCTTCGATGTCGTCTATTCGGTTGAGACGCTCCAGCACATCCACCCGGACGACGCATGGGTGTTCGAAGAAATCGCCCGTATTGCCGGCGACCTCCTCGTAATCGCCGAAAACGAAGGCAACAGCCCCGAACGTGGACGCGCAGACACTGACGTGAGCTACGTCGATGACGATTTCCCACTGTATCACCGCAACTGGAAGCAGGTGTTCTCAGAGCTCGGGTTCGCACAACTAATTCGAGAACCCACCTCTCGGGACACTATTCGCGTGTTCCGTGCGCCGTAGCCCGCATTGGTATCTGTCACTTCTGGGCGACTCCATAATCGAACAGCTACCCGTCGGGACATTCACAATCGATAACCGGGCAGCAACTATTTGTGTCACGGTATCATGCATCAAATTGGATCGCTATGCAACTGTGCCAAAACTGTCAGGCGGCTATCGACGAGTACCTCTTGGACAAACAACTCGAACCCCTGCGAGACCTCACAGTCGACGACTTCAATCTCTGTGCAGACTGCGTGACAGTCGTCGCGGACGCCTGTGTGGAATGTGACGGCGCGGTGTACGTTCCCCGGTCTGAAACTGCTGTCCCTGACTGCTGTCCGGCGTGCCGGTCGGAGCACATTGACGAAACCGGGACCGACCCGGGCTGGCATTTCGACACGGTGTCGACCTGACTCGGGCCATACATCTGGATGCTGACTCGGAGCATCCGCTCGGAACTGCCGACGTGGGCATCACCCTCGTTTTTGACATTACTAACAGTGGACCGAGAGACTGTTCGGTGGCCGAATGAGAACTCCGTGTTACGGACCAGAGTAGAACAATACGTCTCGGTACAACTGGCTTCGAAAGCACTGCGGATACGCACTGTTTTCGAGAATTTCTGAACAGCAGGCCGGGCCGTAGAGGCCGTGTGTGTGCGTCACAGT
The Haloarcula marismortui ATCC 43049 DNA segment above includes these coding regions:
- a CDS encoding DUF7571 family protein encodes the protein MQLCQNCQAAIDEYLLDKQLEPLRDLTVDDFNLCADCVTVVADACVECDGAVYVPRSETAVPDCCPACRSEHIDETGTDPGWHFDTVST
- a CDS encoding pyridoxamine 5'-phosphate oxidase family protein, with amino-acid sequence MRELRDEAVVDVLTDNGIGVLALSGPTGAAPYPFPVAFGYDPATDSLAFHLSESDDSQKHRYLTADATVGFMVYEETEPKSVWRSVVVTGELVETTYGEVEPALASLASNTQFAPNPVSWDDTSTTTPYELRIDDWYGREFRVG
- a CDS encoding SHOCT domain-containing protein, with the translated sequence MGTTPVGWWLLLAAFIIAVVAIGGLLYVQLQREATVEPDSLETLKQQYASGEIDESELETRADRLLQHES
- a CDS encoding class I SAM-dependent methyltransferase codes for the protein MDPDDVRDDWASRSGKFSPAYYAELGPNEVSETLVNVLDHYVHDDARIIELGCGSGRHLAHLQTSGYGNLTGIDINDESFDVMAEHYPRLADSGTFHTGALEDIVTEFEDDAFDVVYSVETLQHIHPDDAWVFEEIARIAGDLLVIAENEGNSPERGRADTDVSYVDDDFPLYHRNWKQVFSELGFAQLIREPTSRDTIRVFRAP